AGAATTTGAGTAAACTGAAAAGCCAGCACTCAGTTCATTTTCTATAACGCTTAAACTTCTAGCCAAGTCCGCTCTGGGCCTCCAAGTGATTCTCGTAAAGGATTTATCCAAGCTTCCAGTCCTCTCTAATAGCCACCTTTGTTGTAAAACCACACCAGAACCTCCACGAACAGTCAAATGAGTGTCATTTTGGCGCATATGATTACCGATATCCTCAGGGGCATTGTAGAGTACAGTCACTCTATGTCTTGTCACCATTACTCAGCTAGAAACGCACACTTCTTGCGTTTATTCTCCTCCCGATTTGATTATGATTAGCGTTTCCATTATTTGATCTTTTTTATCAGGGGGatcttcaaagaaaggaactttttttaggaaaaaaaaaataatcatCTTTTATTACATGTGTAATACTTCAAGCAATCATAAACAAGAGTTAAGAAGGCAAAGTTCTGCTGTTAGTGTGTCCTCCAATACTCTTGCACGACAAAGTTTTAGTTATCCCCTTCTACGTGTATTGTTCCTCCGTGGTCGATTGTGTTCAAAGATTGGGAGCTCTTTTCGTGTTTTGCACTAAGAGCATACTGTTAATCCGCAAAGGCCACTAAAACTTACCTGCATTTGTCTACTTAAAGATACATTCCAACTATTTacattcatttttatttctaaaAGAGCATTCTGAACCCTCGGCAATTATTTCATACTCCTTCTCAGAATAGGAAAATGCCCAATACGCATACTCAACATGTGCAAATATCAGAGCCAAATCCTGTAAATACTTTGTCTACACCATCCAAAAGAGGTCACCGCCATCGCAGATCGCTAGCAATATCAGGagattttgattttttgaaacagCCTGCAGCAATTGTGAATTTACCACCTCCACAGGCGGCTGAAAATTGTCCTTCAACTGCCCCAACTGCTGTATCAAGTACATTATCGCCAATACGCTACAATAGATTTCCTTGCAAAACCAATGAAGACGCTGGAACGTTAGATTTGCCTGAACCAAGATTTTATCCGTTATCACCAAAGAACAATCTGCAAACACCAAGTCCACGATTTTTCATTAGTGAAGAGCCAAGTTTTTCATCGCCAGTTAAAGGCGTCCCAGATGCCATTATTAACCTTGACGATGCGTTGAAGACAAGGCCTAGGTCATTTAAATCACATAGAAGATCTGAATCCGCTCCTCCTGATTTGGAGGTTATGGTAGATAAGGGCAATTGTGCAGCCGGTTCTAACTCTATgattaaagaagaagaggacTCCTTAATTGAACCAGAATCgaaaaatgaatattatGAGCAAAAGCTTCCAACAGCACTATTATCCCCACTGCGGCCTTCCCTTTGTGTATCTGAACAGGCCATTGATGTAGATGATTCAGCTCTCAATGGGTCACCGACCCATCACAACCATGGGATGCAAAACGCCAATGCACGGAATTCCAACACATTCAATTCGTTGAAGATCAAAGGCCAAAAGCAAAGATATTATCATTATACGAAGCAGCTACCTTTGACCGTAGGCTGTGACTCGCAATCTCCAAAAGAACAAAGGTCGGCTGCTTCAATGACAATCAATCAGGCAATGACACCTTCTTCCCTGGCCTATACCCCTTCTAAACTAGCATCTACTCCCGCAACACCAGTATCCTTTTATGACAGCAATGCGGACATTAACTTAGAAAGTGATAATTTTCCACTAAAAGATAACCCTAGATATGCCAAGGATGGTTATCCTAAAAAGTGCGGCAATTCACAGCTTAATCGTGTGCTGGATAGCGATAAAAGACAGGATTTTAGTGGAGAATcgagaagaagaagatcgGGCAGTCCTATCTCCCACATGCAACACCGCAACCTGATTGATAATATGAAAGGTAGACGAAACAGTAACACGATAAACTCAATCTTCAACTACAAGAGTCAACATTATGAAATGCCATATGATgatatgatgaaaaatgaaaacattaATGCACAGTCCATGCCCTTTTCAGTCAACGGTGtcaacaatgaaaatagTATCGGAGGGGTTATTACGAGAGCGGACGATGCACCCCTTCAACACTCTGTGGTCAAATCCTGTACGCCTGATGGCaaggaagaaatgaatAGGCTTAAAAGTAATGACAGTAATGAATATTCCAAGTCTGAAGGGCAGATCAGAACCAATTCGCAACTAAGTAAGGACATTCTCATGGGTGAACCAGGTGATATGGTTGATCTGTCCTCTTTTGTCAACGCGCAGAGAAAAGCCTCAAATGAAACTGGTGACTTAGTCTTTAGTTTATCCCAGGATGATGACGCACTGAAAACGTTCCATGCGAGCAACAGCGCAGCAACAAGCAATGAAAGCTGGTGTATTAGCGATGATGCGTTAGGAAAGCAGGCGCAGGACAGTGAAGTTaggaggaaaagaaaatccaAATTAGGACTCTTTagacatattttttcaaggaagTAATACAacaatattaataataagtAATAAAAAGGTGAATCGTAACCTTAACGGCATTGATTGCATGTAgttttaataataaagtgtagaataataaatataaaatttcaaagtcatcagaaataaaaattgaatagacatatacatatagaAATTACTTCTATCATTtaaatacatatatatacatacatgTATACGTGTATACTTGTACTTGTGAAGGACTCAATAGTTGTATTCGTTTGGTTTTTGACCAGAAGTGTTTGGGAAACCACATTCCAATAAGATATCGTTAATCAATTCAGGTTTTTCAGTAATCTTGGAGAAaacttcatcatttttggTTAAGATCATACCACAATAACCTGTGGAGTTGAAACCTATCTTCATTTCATCAGAAAAGGCCTTCGAGCGTGGAACGACACAGATCCATTCCTTGGTTAACATAAGATTGTAGGATTTCTTTAGTTCTGGATTTTCGTTCAACCAGTCCTGGAAAAAGGTCAAAGCTCTTTGCAATATGGAGATGTAACACATAGCTAATAGGTCTTCATCAACAGTTTCTTCAGACTCCGGCATTGGCAAGACAAAATGAGCGAACGAGACTTTAGCATCTTGCAAAGGTTCAGTATTGAAAGTTGGTAGGAAATGTTCTTTACCATTACATAGTCTATCTTGGAAAGTGACGAACTTTTCAGGCATTTGCAGAATTTGCAAATGTTTGTGGTCCAATGAAGAACCACTGGCTGGACCAGAATTGTAAAAGACCATGTGTCTCTTGTCGGATTCTTCATTGTCCAAGGCACACAGCAACTTATAAGCAGTCAATAAATCGGTTGGGGTCAAGGCATCAGTTTGATGTTGGTATTCGTTAGTTACCAATAAAGTGTGTTCAGGGATTACAGGGAATTTGTTTAATAGCAATTTATACGCTTTGTTATCGGCACCACCAAATTCTGGGATAACCGTTAATTCTTCCTCAGGTTTGCCTAGTGGATCCTCTCCTTCTGGAGTTTGGCCACGCTCTGGCTTTTCGATCAGACTTGGCATGTGACTAATCAAGTATGGCATGCTGGTTTTTGGGTCCTTTGTTTTCGTTGTTTCAGTCTGGATAAATTTTAAGTTACCATTATCGAAGGCACTTTTGTACTTGTCACTAATTAAAGATGCAATGTCAGCGGGGATactcatttttattttaatttttacttttctgTTTGTTCTAAAATCTATCTAAACTGGCTTTCAAGATCAATCTATTGTCTTTTAAGGTAAACTTTAAATTGGAAATAATAGTAATGTTAGTTCCTTCATTTTAACCTTGTATTGTATTTCCTTTGcgtgatgaaaaaaaaactgaaaaagagaaaaataagaaaatcttCTAGAACGTTCCGAAACAGGACACTTAGCACACAAATACAGAATAGGAAAGTAAAAGGCAATATATGAATGCAGTGCTTGTAACTGGTGCTTGTATCCAAGAATAGCTTCTTGCTGTAGGTTATGGGAATATCGTGTAAGCTGGGGTGACTTTTGAGCTATTCGCGACGCCCGACGCCGTAATAACTACTTTCGACAGACCACTTATGACAGTATTTCAGGCCGCTCTTATAAAATGACATGTTAACAAACAGTTCTGATTATTCGCCTTTTGACAGGACGATAATGTAAATAGTTGTGGTAGTATCATTCAGGTATGTAACTGTTTACTTTGTATcgcttgaaaaaaataagcaTTTCAGAGCCTTCTTTGGAGCTCAAGTGGATTGAGGCCACAGCAAGACCGGCCAGTTTGAATGCTCAActcttcaaaagaaattcctCAAATATGTCCAGTTTCATGTACTGTCCGGTGtgatttattattttttatttactttgTAGTTCTTAAAGctaagatttttttctttgataaattcttgTTTTCATATCCTAAAATTAAAGggaaaataaacaataCATAAcaaaacatataaaaaccaacacaataaaaaaaaggatcaAATACTCATTAAAGTAACTTACACGGGGGCTAAAAACGGAGTTTGATGAATATTCACAAGATAAAAATCATATGTATGTTTCTGATATATCGATATACAATCAAACACTTTCAAGAATTTGTTTGTAGACTTTTTGCTAGAGACCTCATCAAAGTGCTACCAACTAAGATCAACTTATACTTCTTttagagaaaatttttttcaatgtacTCCAAAGAGATTTAGATCCTgtctcttcctcttcctcttcctcgaaagtcaaagaaaaatcagAGTCTCCCTGCTTATTCAGGCGGAGAGGCTCTAGGGTAGTTGCGTTTCTCTCATTGGGACACTGAACCTCATTTTCCAACATTTTGGTCATGTAAGAGGCGACAGGCTCATCGCAGGTGGGTGCATCAACATGGTAGTACCTGGACCAAGCGCTACATTGAGTCCCTCCTGGATAAACACCGCTACAATATTGTCTTTGGACGTTTGCCCAAACCATATCTTTTGAATACCAAAGCTGGACCACATTGTATGGCCTAATCATTGGTGCTACCATAATACTGGATTGGGAAACAGTCTggttaatttttttcaaccaatttttcttatctAGCAATGATTTAATAAACCTGAAATCTAAATTGTCTTCGTTAGCGTCTG
The nucleotide sequence above comes from Saccharomyces cerevisiae S288C chromosome III, complete sequence. Encoded proteins:
- the LRE1 gene encoding Lre1p (Protein involved in control of cell wall structure and stress response; direct inhibitor of the nuclear Dbf2 related (NDR) kinase Cbk1p-Mob2p; overproduction confers resistance to cell-wall degrading enzymes; exhibits genetic interactions with genes involved in the cell wall integrity pathway; LRE1 has a paralog, HLR1, that arose from the whole genome duplication); this translates as MPNTHTQHVQISEPNPVNTLSTPSKRGHRHRRSLAISGDFDFLKQPAAIVNLPPPQAAENCPSTAPTAVSSTLSPIRYNRFPCKTNEDAGTLDLPEPRFYPLSPKNNLQTPSPRFFISEEPSFSSPVKGVPDAIINLDDALKTRPRSFKSHRRSESAPPDLEVMVDKGNCAAGSNSMIKEEEDSLIEPESKNEYYEQKLPTALLSPLRPSLCVSEQAIDVDDSALNGSPTHHNHGMQNANARNSNTFNSLKIKGQKQRYYHYTKQLPLTVGCDSQSPKEQRSAASMTINQAMTPSSLAYTPSKLASTPATPVSFYDSNADINLESDNFPLKDNPRYAKDGYPKKCGNSQLNRVLDSDKRQDFSGESRRRRSGSPISHMQHRNLIDNMKGRRNSNTINSIFNYKSQHYEMPYDDMMKNENINAQSMPFSVNGVNNENSIGGVITRADDAPLQHSVVKSCTPDGKEEMNRLKSNDSNEYSKSEGQIRTNSQLSKDILMGEPGDMVDLSSFVNAQRKASNETGDLVFSLSQDDDALKTFHASNSAATSNESWCISDDALGKQAQDSEVRRKRKSKLGLFRHIFSRK
- the APA1 gene encoding bifunctional AP-4-A phosphorylase/ADP sulfurylase (AP4A phosphorylase; bifunctional diadenosine 5',5'''-P1,P4-tetraphosphate phosphorylase and ADP sulfurylase involved in catabolism of bis(5'-nucleosidyl) tetraphosphates; catalyzes phosphorolysis of dinucleoside oligophosphates, cleaving substrates' alpha/beta-anhydride bond and introducing Pi into the beta-position of the corresponding NDP formed; protein abundance increases under DNA replication stress; APA1 has a paralog, APA2, that arose from the whole genome duplication), encoding MSIPADIASLISDKYKSAFDNGNLKFIQTETTKTKDPKTSMPYLISHMPSLIEKPERGQTPEGEDPLGKPEEELTVIPEFGGADNKAYKLLLNKFPVIPEHTLLVTNEYQHQTDALTPTDLLTAYKLLCALDNEESDKRHMVFYNSGPASGSSLDHKHLQILQMPEKFVTFQDRLCNGKEHFLPTFNTEPLQDAKVSFAHFVLPMPESEETVDEDLLAMCYISILQRALTFFQDWLNENPELKKSYNLMLTKEWICVVPRSKAFSDEMKIGFNSTGYCGMILTKNDEVFSKITEKPELINDILLECGFPNTSGQKPNEYNY
- a CDS encoding uncharacterized protein (hypothetical protein; localizes to membrane fraction; YCL049C is not an essential gene) yields the protein MFSKYLVTASSLFVALTSAASTVDLDALLLLPGVESHDGVDTVFSTKDFYQVSFVKSIAPAIVNSSVIFHDVSRGVAMGNVKSRASIFNPEETYYDWEQYQVVNNGDWRTEWAPASDCIWREEKDNSDETPDRFPISVPYNWTSQYSIVDYDTDANEDNLDFRFIKSLLDKKNWLKKINQTVSQSSIMVAPMIRPYNVVQLWYSKDMVWANVQRQYCSGVYPGGTQCSAWSRYYHVDAPTCDEPVASYMTKMLENEVQCPNERNATTLEPLRLNKQGDSDFSLTFEEEEEEETGSKSLWSTLKKIFSKRSIS